One segment of Candidatus Hydrogenedentota bacterium DNA contains the following:
- the trkA gene encoding Trk system potassium transporter TrkA: MNIFIVGGGRVGSYLAHMLSEKDYDVTVIEIDPERHEQIDVSLNARIVYGDGNSALLLQSLQVGESDLFIACTGSDETNLIAAAAAKGLGARQVLARVEKNVFIEESLLYEGFMNVDYMLSPDALAAQEIVNYIIYPGILASEDFARGQIQLRQVRVSAKAPADNQLLRDILPPGSGVLLGVLERNGKMSIPTGEDRIFAGDKVSLIGKRGLMHGALQKFQGVEPRMEHIVIMGGGTIGRAIAHSLEGKVASVKLFEKDKERAEHIATGFRKANVHVVHRDATSRHNLEQEHVFDYDLFVATTEDDKRNIIAGVFAREVGVNMAAVVVHHPDFVPLVVKLGIDMVVTPRDAIANSVLKILRQQSISTSSILREGDMEVLEIKPGANSSTIGKPLRDLNWSKAHNLLIASIIRNDTAFVPGGDDVLRSGDSIVVITKSDAIAYAQRFFTGH, translated from the coding sequence ATGAACATTTTTATAGTGGGCGGCGGGCGTGTTGGTTCTTATCTTGCCCATATGCTCAGTGAAAAAGACTATGATGTAACGGTCATTGAGATTGATCCTGAACGTCATGAACAGATTGATGTATCGCTCAACGCACGGATTGTGTACGGGGACGGGAATTCCGCCCTGCTGCTCCAATCCTTGCAGGTGGGTGAGTCGGACTTGTTTATTGCCTGTACAGGATCAGACGAGACCAATCTTATTGCGGCTGCAGCCGCCAAAGGTCTGGGCGCACGACAGGTTTTGGCGCGGGTGGAGAAGAATGTCTTTATTGAAGAAAGCTTACTCTACGAAGGCTTTATGAATGTGGACTACATGCTCAGTCCGGATGCACTGGCCGCGCAAGAAATTGTGAATTATATCATCTATCCCGGCATCTTGGCATCAGAAGATTTTGCACGGGGACAAATCCAACTCCGACAGGTTCGAGTGAGTGCGAAGGCTCCGGCAGACAACCAATTGCTCCGCGACATATTGCCGCCGGGCAGCGGTGTGCTTTTGGGGGTCTTGGAGCGCAACGGGAAAATGAGTATCCCCACGGGCGAGGATCGTATCTTTGCCGGCGATAAAGTTTCTTTGATTGGTAAACGCGGACTCATGCACGGCGCACTGCAAAAATTCCAAGGCGTTGAGCCGCGCATGGAGCATATCGTTATTATGGGAGGCGGTACGATTGGCCGAGCCATCGCACATTCTTTGGAAGGAAAAGTGGCGTCTGTGAAACTTTTCGAGAAAGACAAGGAGCGTGCGGAACATATAGCCACCGGATTTCGTAAGGCCAATGTGCATGTGGTGCATCGCGATGCTACATCGCGCCACAATCTCGAACAAGAACATGTTTTCGATTATGATCTTTTCGTGGCAACTACAGAGGATGATAAACGCAACATTATCGCCGGCGTATTCGCCCGTGAAGTGGGTGTGAACATGGCGGCGGTAGTGGTGCATCATCCCGACTTTGTGCCTTTGGTGGTGAAATTGGGTATTGACATGGTGGTAACACCGCGCGACGCCATCGCCAACAGTGTGTTGAAAATCCTGCGCCAACAATCTATCTCTACTTCGTCCATTCTTCGCGAAGGCGATATGGAAGTCTTGGAAATTAAACCCGGTGCCAACTCCTCCACTATTGGCAAACCCTTACGTGATCTGAACTGGTCAAAGGCGCACAATCTATTGATCGCTTCTATTATTCGTAATGATACGGCTTTTGTGCCCGGCGGCGATGATGTGCTCCGGTCGGGCGATTCCATCGTCGTCATTACGAAAAGTGATGCTATCGCCTATGCGCAACGCTTTTTTACCGGACATTGA
- a CDS encoding class I SAM-dependent methyltransferase translates to MPIDHSYLLDSLCPYFTEFPLSFPLNFFEENNVKKVFDPFCGGGTTLLAGRIKKCQVYGMDSNPFAAALTQAKLASPIVQELIDHAESIVVNKGLSKEIESEPFFRRCFSQSVLEVLCAFRAHFKEAPQTELDRVLYALVAGILHGPESAGFPRYLSNHMPRTFCPPKEELIAYWQQEKHRPPEVDFMKLLTRRIHYFFDRSMRAASGAYIPGDNRCLEVYPKVKDIDCVLCSPPYYGMDHFFSAQWLRLWLLGITEEPIGRTNQNNPDAYVDDLACVWTNCATLCATKATLVLRLGKVPGQLSPSPIQLFRESLLRSSANWSFCDYKRLPAASTRRRPLFPFSAPADRPTEEYCLTALLND, encoded by the coding sequence GTGCCAATTGACCACAGTTATTTGTTGGATAGCTTGTGCCCTTATTTTACGGAATTTCCCTTATCTTTCCCTTTGAATTTTTTTGAGGAAAACAATGTTAAAAAGGTCTTTGATCCTTTCTGCGGCGGCGGGACAACTCTATTGGCAGGACGAATCAAAAAATGTCAGGTCTACGGTATGGACTCCAATCCTTTTGCGGCTGCCCTTACTCAAGCAAAACTAGCCTCCCCCATCGTTCAAGAACTGATTGACCATGCAGAATCGATCGTGGTGAATAAAGGACTTTCCAAAGAAATAGAATCAGAGCCTTTCTTTCGTCGCTGTTTTTCACAGTCTGTGCTAGAGGTCTTATGCGCCTTTCGCGCGCATTTTAAAGAAGCTCCACAAACAGAATTGGACAGGGTGTTGTACGCCCTTGTGGCAGGTATCCTTCACGGCCCTGAAAGCGCCGGCTTCCCGCGCTATTTGTCCAATCATATGCCGCGCACTTTTTGTCCGCCTAAAGAGGAACTGATTGCTTACTGGCAACAAGAAAAACATCGGCCTCCGGAAGTCGATTTCATGAAACTCTTGACCCGCCGTATTCATTATTTTTTTGACCGCTCTATGAGAGCCGCTTCAGGCGCGTATATACCGGGCGACAATCGCTGTTTGGAAGTCTATCCCAAGGTGAAGGATATAGACTGTGTCCTCTGTTCGCCGCCTTATTATGGAATGGATCATTTTTTTTCGGCGCAATGGCTGCGCTTGTGGTTGCTGGGCATAACGGAGGAGCCAATCGGTCGAACCAACCAAAACAATCCAGATGCCTATGTGGATGATTTGGCGTGTGTGTGGACGAATTGCGCAACCCTCTGTGCGACTAAAGCGACATTGGTTCTTCGGCTGGGTAAAGTTCCGGGGCAATTGAGTCCCTCCCCTATCCAACTCTTTCGTGAGTCTCTATTGCGCTCGTCCGCGAACTGGTCTTTTTGTGACTACAAAAGACTTCCCGCAGCTTCAACGCGCCGCCGCCCGCTCTTCCCTTTTTCAGCGCCCGCAGACCGCCCGACAGAAGAATACTGTCTTACTGCCTTGCTGAACGATTGA
- a CDS encoding TrkH family potassium uptake protein translates to MAVSILFIPSLLCSLFYWEFKMSGAFLSTMLCSFTTGLLLYVLSRRENTPLYHRETLALVGTGWLMTAFYGALPYLFSGELGLDSAYFESMSGFTTTGATVLTDIEALPKSLLFWRSFTNWLGGLGIILLLIIILPFLGAGGKLLYRSEMPGLDKESIRPKIKDSAIILLKLYLTLTFLLTALLWAAGMNGFDALCHTFSTLSTSGFSTKQDSIAAFSSPLIEAILIIFMVTCSTSFSLLYCVSTGDFKTLIKNSEFRFYIFLLMFFFILIGIDLHRAGFSRPFSFSLFQTASIMTTTGFVTTDIDSFPVFSQCISHAVMLVGGCSGSASGGLKVIRVLILFKLMYKHLEHAFRPKDIQVLRVGDLVITTEQQKSLLSFFVIYAFSTAVGVLYLSFLDIPIYNGFSATFSCINNIGVAFGVKSFATIPMSGKWLLSLLMAMGRLELYAICVLFIPSFWKRY, encoded by the coding sequence ATGGCCGTTTCAATCCTTTTCATCCCCTCCCTTCTGTGCAGTTTGTTTTATTGGGAATTCAAGATGAGCGGCGCTTTTCTAAGCACCATGCTATGTTCCTTTACCACCGGACTACTCCTATATGTGTTGAGTCGGCGTGAAAACACTCCTTTGTATCATCGGGAAACGCTGGCTTTGGTGGGGACGGGGTGGTTGATGACCGCTTTTTACGGGGCTTTGCCCTATCTTTTCTCCGGTGAACTTGGTCTTGACAGCGCCTATTTTGAATCCATGTCGGGATTCACGACTACAGGCGCCACCGTGCTCACCGATATTGAAGCGCTGCCTAAAAGTCTTTTATTTTGGAGAAGTTTCACCAATTGGCTCGGCGGTCTGGGGATTATTTTGTTGCTGATTATTATTCTGCCCTTCCTTGGTGCCGGCGGTAAATTGCTGTATCGCTCGGAAATGCCGGGATTGGATAAAGAAAGTATACGACCGAAAATTAAAGACTCGGCCATTATTCTTTTGAAACTCTATTTGACATTGACTTTTTTGTTAACGGCATTGCTTTGGGCGGCAGGCATGAATGGATTTGATGCCCTTTGTCATACCTTTTCGACCTTATCCACGAGCGGATTCTCTACGAAGCAGGATAGTATTGCAGCATTTTCGAGCCCATTGATTGAGGCGATCCTCATCATTTTTATGGTGACGTGCAGCACGAGTTTCAGTCTCCTTTATTGTGTTAGTACCGGGGATTTTAAAACCTTAATAAAGAATTCGGAATTCCGTTTTTATATATTTTTACTGATGTTCTTTTTTATTTTAATTGGAATAGATCTTCACCGCGCCGGCTTTTCCAGGCCCTTTTCCTTTTCTCTATTTCAAACCGCATCTATTATGACAACAACAGGATTTGTTACAACAGACATTGATTCATTTCCTGTTTTTTCCCAATGTATTTCCCATGCAGTGATGCTTGTCGGCGGATGCTCCGGATCTGCCTCAGGCGGCTTGAAAGTAATCCGGGTACTCATATTGTTCAAACTCATGTATAAACATTTAGAACACGCTTTTCGCCCCAAAGATATTCAAGTGCTCCGAGTAGGCGACCTCGTTATCACCACCGAACAGCAAAAATCTCTTTTAAGTTTCTTTGTCATTTATGCTTTTTCTACTGCTGTTGGTGTCTTGTATTTGTCTTTTCTTGATATACCGATTTACAACGGTTTTTCAGCAACTTTTTCCTGTATCAATAATATTGGCGTCGCTTTTGGCGTGAAATCTTTCGCCACCATTCCCATGAGCGGGAAATGGTTGCTTTCCTTGCTGATGGCCATGGGACGATTGGAGTTGTACGCGATCTGTGTTTTGTTTATTCCATCGTTCTGGAAACGCTATTAA